The following coding sequences are from one Carcharodon carcharias isolate sCarCar2 chromosome 13, sCarCar2.pri, whole genome shotgun sequence window:
- the LOC121286271 gene encoding neurotrophin-3-like — MVSPVTILQVNKVMSVLFYGMLLTYLGGIQATTMDKASSSEDSVSSIIIKILQADILKGRVSKQSEGVKEKYQGTKQKDEAQRNTGSLGNTMSDFQPMISVDAELLRQKKRYHSPRVLLSDRLPLQPPPLYLIEDFAESLEMDNRTARQKRYADRRGHRGEYSVCDSESRWVTDKTAAIDIRGKQVTVLGEIKTGNSAIKQYFYETRCREAKPVKNGCRGIDDKHWNSQCKTSQTYVRALSTENNKYVGWRWIRIDTSCLCALSRKLGKS; from the coding sequence ATTTTACAGGTGAACAAAGTAATGTCTGTCCTGTTTTACGGCATGCTTCTTACTTATCTCGGTGGCATCCAGGCTACAACCATGGACAAAGCAAGTTCTTCCGAGGACTCCGTGAGCTCAATCATCATCAAAATTCTCCAGGCGGATATCCTGAAAGGCAGAGTCTCCAAGCAGAGTGAAGGAGTGAAAGAGAAGTACCAGGGCACCAAGCAGAAGGATGAGGCCCAGAGGAATACAGGCTCGCTGGGGAATACAATGTCGGACTTCCAGCCTATGATCTCAGTGGATGCTGAGTTACTGAGGCAGAAGAAGCGCTACCACTCACCCCGAGTGCTGCTGAGTGACCGGCTGCCTTTACAACCGCCTCCTTTGTATTTAATCGAGGATTTTGCAGAGAGTTTGGAGATGGACAATAGAACAGCCAGGCAGAAGCGGTACGCAGACCGCAGGGGCCACCGTGGCGAGTACTCGGTGTGTGACAGCGAAAGCCGCTGGGTGACGGACAAAACAGCAGCGATCGACATCCGAGGGAAGCAGGTGACCGTCTTGGGAGAGATTAAAACGGGCAACTCTGCCATCAAACAATATTTTTATGAGACTCGGTGCAGAGAAGCCAAACCAGTCAAGAATGGCTGTAGGGGCATTGATGACAAACACTGGAATTCCCAATGTAAAACCAGCCAGACCTATGTCAGAGCACTGAGCACAGAGAACAATAAGTATGTGGGCTGGAGGTGGATCAGGATAGACAcctcctgcctctgtgcattaTCCAGAAAACTAGGCAAATCCTGA